In the genome of Lactuca sativa cultivar Salinas chromosome 3, Lsat_Salinas_v11, whole genome shotgun sequence, the window TTGAGCTTGGAGACTACAGGGGTAAGTGGCTGCCTACTCTTCAACTTCCTCTTCCTTTGCTTCAGAGTAAGATGCCTCACTTGCATCACCTGTATCACAAAGCTAAAATGTTATTTATTATCACTACTACCAATTTAGCACTTCAATGTTTGAAAACAAAAAATAACCACAGTGATTCCTTGGTAAATTTCAATTGCATACCAAATTTAAAAATATTGAGTGAGCAAACTTACAGAGAGAGGAAGTGAAGAAGACCGATTGGAGCTTTCTGTAAGTTGTTGTAATGTTGAAGATAGTAGTAGGGAACCAAAATTGGGAGGAGAAATCATAGAATGAGTAATTAGGGATTTGTTGCTGAGATTTGAGGCGGCAGAATGGAAGAGactgtggtggaggtggtggtggtggtggtgatggggggAAGAAAGAAGCTGTTGAGGTTGAGGTTTAGGAAACGTTGAAGAAGATAATCCTCCGAGCAATCGGAGCTTGGAGCACCATCTCTGCATTCTTTTCTGGGTAGTTCACTTTACGCCCTAGAGATTGATCCAAACGACCCCTTTAGTTATTATCATTGTAATAAATCTATCAATCTTTATGAAATTTGGAAACTTTTTACATGAAATTAAGTATGTTTGTTATAATTTTTATGCATCTATGCTACTACAAATACAATACTCCACTTCGAAGATTTGAAAAGCATAACATGTGCATTACTAAAAAGTAACATAACATATTAACATATCAAACCAACTCAGTGTTTCAGAAGCATCATAACAGAACATGAACTCATTGTAATACAGATAAACTATTAGGACTGAATGAAGTCTCTTGTTCCAAACTAGAATAGTGGGTGGTATGAGCTACATCCAGTTACAAACCGACTAAACACTACAAAATCAAAAAGGAAAGTAGATGAAATTCAAAAAATTAGAATTGGAAACAGATGAAATGGAGCAATAGAACACGATTCGATCAATCAGACATCAGGTTTTCAAGTTCAAAGCACATTCGAGAATAGAAAAGGACTGCAGCGATTAATTACAGAGATAGAGAGTATGAGAGCGATGCTAACGTACCGATTtcttgctgttgctgttgctgggGGTCTCGAATCTCGATCGAGGGATCGCCGATGGAAGCGATTAGAGAGAAAGAGACGATTAGGTTCGACTTCGAGGGCAAGCGAGTCCATTTTCTCAAGAGATCTGTCTGATCCGATTCACAGCCCGTTAGCTCACCATTTCAGAGGCTAAAAAAAGCCCAACCATTTCACATTCATTTTAAATTTTTACAATACGATTACTTTGATAAAAGAatagaggtttttttttttttttaattatctattaactttttaaaatatcataatttgtcaaaaacataaaattttgatTATCTTATATGTCAAACAACAAAACACATTTAAACATTTCATGTACACCCTTTTAGTATAAGTGTGTATTTgatattaatattttaatattactttatagttttcaaaaaaaaaaaacacttataAAAAGATACACAAGTTTATAGACTCCTTGTGACATTTTAAAGGTCATAGAATACGATCAATAGCCAATGACGGTTTATAATTACCCATGATCATAAATCTTATTAGCAACGAATAATAAATATATAGTGTTAAACAAGTATTAGTATTGACAAGAAATTGTTAAAATAGAAATGTTATGCCTTCAACTAATGCTTTTTTAGTAAAATATGTAAGTGTtgttatacaaaacatataaccagtaTAGTAAAATTGTAATTCTTTTGTAGTACTTTTTTTATACTTTTAGTTTTATTATTGGTATGTGTTCTCTACTTTTATTCATCATTGTGGGCTTATTCATCATTGGTATCTTTGTTTTTTTACTTTTAGTTTTATTATTGGTATCTGTTCTCGGttttatgtttctttttattttattttattcatcatTGTGGGCTCTTGTTTCATATTTTGGAATTTATCCATGAAAGAAACACCTGTATTCTAGAATAGAGGTATGATTGCCTACATCTTATCTTCCCTTACCATATTTTTATCggatttttctttttgttgtgtTGTTTTTGTCCATGTTGACAAATGTATGAATATATAGTGAATAAAGAGACAAGTAACTAGACAAGACAACAACACCGCTTCCAAGTTCTAACATCGAACCTACCAAAAAGGTTATGAATATTTTTTCTTCCGATAGTTAAGGATGCTTCAAAACATAAAaccatttttgatatttttaccTTTTTGCCCCATTTTTGACAAATTAGTCATTTTTAATCATAATGATGTTTAGCTTCAtgtgttggtgatttgttatcatcaatattatttaattgTAATGGGATTAATTTGTTGACCAAAGGTGATTTTGATAAATAAACAAGTAAagaaggtgtggagtacacacttgtttaagtttgatcaagttttcaaagTACACTGTCATTTAAGGGCAaagcccctaaacgaacgggggtccgggggcagcgcccctggaagCGGGTTTTGGTCTCATTTTTCAGACAAAGATCATAAATTCGGTTTTGGTCTCATTTTTCTGGTACAGACGAAACTATCATCAAAGCATTCTAAATTCTTGTCTCTCTGAGTTTTATCCGATTAAAGAatattgggagtaccacccaaatgttttaatctgaaagtgttttaCACAATTTTCAGAATTCCAAGCCTTACTATACCCCAATTTCTAACATCATGTTACTTTACTCCAAACTCACACTAAAAGTGTTTTAAATATGTATAAGGGTTACTAGGACTTTTTAAACAAATTTCCTTTGGCACTATTTGATATTTTTCTAATTGAGACATTCTGTTTTgcttaattttgattttttttgagtTTTAGGATGTCATTTTAAAACCACAGATATCAAAGCATTTCCTATTGGGCTCTTTTATGCAACTTTTAGCATTTGACCCCTTTAGGTTTATGAAAATACAAACTATTATACATCCTAC includes:
- the LOC111902095 gene encoding uncharacterized protein LOC111902095 — translated: MQRWCSKLRLLGGLSSSTFPKPQPQQLLSSPHHHHHHHLHHSLFHSAASNLSNKSLITHSMISPPNFGSLLLSSTLQQLTESSNRSSSLPLSVMQVRHLTLKQRKRKLKSRQPLTPVVSKLKKIKMKSYSSFKGRFRTMKDGQIRRWKEGKRHNAHLKSKIAKRRGRLPALVPAAYAKVMKKLNFCG